In Candidatus Promineifilum breve, one genomic interval encodes:
- a CDS encoding serine protein kinase RIO: MDSYEAFDKYLDFAEEYDELGQPRRAQKPRPAAKQKKKPAPALTDFDDDATTWVPSYAASLDPLHHERAWLIESVAPFYRDNVITDVTRRVKGGKEANVYCCTAHPAAGVELIAAKLYRPRMLRTLKNDALYKSGRDLRNEEGKLIKGRREKLALVQKSRFGQHLDMVWWINNEYSVQRTLFEAGADVPRPIGHNGNTILMDYVGDAGQAAPLLSDVSLDREEAAVLFDVIMDNIRLMLEHHFVHGDLSAFNILYWEEEIYIIDFPQVVNARVNPNARMLLQRDVTRICDYFARFKVKSNPAQITHTLWEPYMGDL, encoded by the coding sequence ATGGACAGTTACGAAGCTTTCGATAAATACCTGGATTTTGCAGAAGAATACGATGAACTGGGGCAGCCCCGACGCGCTCAGAAACCGCGCCCGGCGGCCAAACAGAAAAAGAAACCGGCCCCCGCTCTAACCGATTTTGATGACGACGCGACGACCTGGGTGCCCAGCTATGCCGCGTCTTTGGACCCGCTGCACCATGAGCGCGCCTGGCTAATCGAGTCGGTCGCGCCGTTTTATCGCGATAACGTCATCACCGACGTGACCCGCCGCGTGAAGGGCGGCAAAGAGGCCAACGTCTACTGCTGTACGGCCCATCCGGCGGCCGGCGTCGAATTGATCGCCGCCAAACTCTACCGGCCGCGGATGTTGCGCACGCTTAAAAACGATGCCCTCTATAAATCCGGCCGCGACCTGCGCAACGAGGAAGGCAAGCTCATCAAAGGCCGCCGCGAAAAACTGGCCCTGGTGCAGAAGAGCCGTTTCGGGCAGCATCTCGATATGGTGTGGTGGATCAACAACGAGTACTCGGTCCAGCGGACGCTCTTCGAGGCCGGGGCCGACGTGCCACGCCCCATCGGCCACAACGGCAACACCATCCTCATGGATTACGTGGGCGACGCCGGACAGGCCGCGCCGCTCCTCAGTGACGTCTCCCTCGACCGCGAGGAAGCGGCCGTGCTGTTCGACGTGATCATGGATAATATCCGCCTCATGCTGGAACACCATTTCGTGCATGGCGACCTGTCGGCGTTCAACATCCTGTACTGGGAGGAAGAGATCTATATCATCGACTTCCCGCAAGTGGTGAATGCCCGCGTCAATCCCAACGCCCGGATGCTGTTGCAGCGCGACGTGACGCGCATCTGCGATTACTTCGCCCGTTTCAAGGTGAAGTCCAATCCGGCCCAGATCACCCATACTTTGTGGGAACCCTATATGGGCGACTTGTAA
- a CDS encoding SHOCT-like domain-containing protein, with amino-acid sequence MATTEERLQILKMIEEGKISAAEGAELLRALDTKSEKYPAPEPMKGASAPRWFRVRVTDVNTGRNKVNINIPMGLVNVGIKMGARFAPEIEGPQLEGILNAVRSGQIGKVMDITDEEDGERVEIFVE; translated from the coding sequence ATGGCAACCACCGAAGAACGGCTGCAAATACTCAAGATGATCGAAGAGGGCAAGATTAGCGCCGCCGAGGGGGCGGAGCTGTTGCGCGCCCTGGATACGAAAAGCGAAAAATACCCCGCGCCGGAGCCGATGAAAGGGGCCAGCGCGCCGCGCTGGTTCCGCGTGCGGGTGACCGACGTGAACACCGGCCGCAACAAGGTCAACATCAACATCCCCATGGGCCTGGTCAATGTCGGCATCAAGATGGGGGCGCGCTTCGCCCCGGAGATTGAGGGGCCGCAATTGGAAGGCATCCTCAACGCCGTGCGCAGCGGCCAGATAGGCAAAGTGATGGACATCACCGACGAAGAAGACGGCGAGCGGGTCGAGATCTTCGTCGAATAG
- a CDS encoding GNAT family N-acetyltransferase has product MALSIPATRAGDGLRPVNMAHDLPQIVELLRLVFGEALEADGHNMLGEGVPGPVNELYYRFYPFAQRLSNGFVWQADGRIVANATLLTTRAWDRFLVANVAVHPTYRRQGIARNLMQAITTSVRQRGGREILLQVVKDNQSAIDLYLALGYTPLGNMTTWYATGARVRPIPETATDETAPAIVQLPERRWREAYELDTAHVHPDLNWPEPLQRDAYRRSWWQKGLDFMNGRHFEGWSTMDNRDRLTGLVTLSGEWGRSYLLTLRVHPEWTGALERPLLAKALRRLNYVPRRNVRVDHPETDQLTGHLLQEAHFTSQRTLTHMRLAISR; this is encoded by the coding sequence ATGGCACTCTCAATTCCGGCTACGCGGGCGGGTGATGGATTACGTCCGGTCAACATGGCCCACGATCTGCCGCAGATCGTCGAATTACTGCGCCTGGTTTTCGGGGAGGCCCTGGAGGCGGATGGGCACAATATGCTCGGCGAGGGCGTGCCGGGGCCGGTCAACGAACTGTATTATCGGTTCTACCCGTTTGCCCAGCGTCTGTCCAACGGCTTTGTGTGGCAGGCCGATGGGCGCATCGTCGCCAATGCCACCCTCCTGACGACCAGGGCCTGGGATCGATTTCTGGTGGCCAACGTGGCCGTGCATCCCACCTACCGTCGCCAGGGCATCGCCCGCAACCTGATGCAAGCCATCACGACCTCCGTTCGCCAGCGCGGCGGCCGCGAGATACTCCTCCAGGTGGTCAAGGATAACCAATCGGCCATCGATCTGTATCTCGCGCTGGGCTATACGCCGCTAGGCAATATGACGACCTGGTATGCGACCGGCGCGCGGGTGCGGCCCATCCCGGAGACGGCGACCGACGAGACGGCTCCGGCCATCGTCCAGCTACCTGAACGGCGCTGGCGCGAGGCCTACGAACTGGATACCGCCCACGTCCATCCTGATCTCAACTGGCCGGAACCGCTGCAACGCGACGCCTACCGCCGCTCGTGGTGGCAGAAGGGTCTGGATTTTATGAACGGGCGGCACTTTGAAGGGTGGTCGACGATGGATAACCGGGATAGGCTCACCGGGCTGGTGACGCTCTCCGGCGAATGGGGGCGCAGCTATCTGCTCACGTTGCGTGTCCATCCCGAATGGACGGGCGCCTTGGAGCGACCCTTACTGGCTAAGGCCTTGCGCCGCCTGAACTACGTGCCCCGGCGCAACGTGCGCGTCGATCATCCCGAAACCGATCAGCTAACGGGCCACCTGCTACAAGAAGCCCATTTCACCAGCCAGCGCACATTGACCCACATGCGGCTGGCTATTTCCCGCTGA
- a CDS encoding SHOCT-like domain-containing protein: MMSKERIKTNEAPAILIDTCDGDLTVRGWAETAIEVKGDYRLEESTKGYRLVGQGGLRLSVPGEATLTVDHVGGDLVIRHLTGAGAVHYVQGDATLSHTGDMELGTIHGDLVGRNLIGALAAAEVNGDVSLRGVRDSSFSAIHGDLSARLVDGHVTIESIHGDADLRTINGDVSIRQGFRDVNLTGVGGTVDVAGVTGDIRLRGGLESGDHALAARGDIVVRWPADLPLNLVASGAQVDHRIALEDVTEKKGSLTGRIGKGDTNLTLAAAGRVIVRPAETAHESWGGHGGEMEFDVEMEMAGIAARIEAEVNNHLARVSRDMETRFGADFGQRMAERMARKADKAADHLRRRMDTRGRSAGPDFNAPPGPPPKPASTAEQLHILKMVESGKISPEEAGMLLEALES, encoded by the coding sequence ATGATGAGTAAAGAGCGCATTAAAACCAACGAAGCCCCGGCAATCCTGATCGATACCTGTGATGGCGACCTGACCGTGCGCGGCTGGGCTGAGACGGCCATCGAGGTGAAAGGGGATTACCGGCTCGAAGAATCGACCAAGGGGTATCGCCTGGTCGGCCAGGGCGGGCTACGGCTGTCCGTGCCCGGCGAGGCGACGCTGACCGTCGATCACGTCGGCGGCGATCTGGTCATCCGGCATCTGACCGGGGCCGGCGCGGTGCATTACGTCCAGGGGGACGCCACCCTGTCCCACACCGGCGACATGGAACTCGGCACCATCCACGGTGATCTGGTCGGCCGGAATCTGATCGGCGCACTGGCCGCGGCCGAGGTCAATGGGGACGTATCGTTGCGTGGCGTCAGGGACAGTTCTTTCAGTGCCATCCATGGCGATCTGAGCGCCCGCCTCGTGGACGGCCATGTGACCATCGAATCGATCCACGGTGACGCCGACCTGCGCACGATCAATGGCGACGTCTCGATCCGGCAAGGGTTCCGCGATGTCAACCTGACCGGCGTCGGCGGCACGGTCGACGTGGCCGGTGTGACCGGGGATATTCGCCTGCGTGGCGGGCTGGAAAGCGGCGACCATGCGCTGGCCGCGCGCGGCGACATCGTCGTGCGCTGGCCGGCCGACCTGCCGCTCAACCTCGTCGCCTCCGGCGCACAGGTCGATCATCGCATCGCCCTGGAAGATGTCACCGAAAAGAAGGGCAGCCTGACCGGCCGCATCGGTAAAGGTGACACGAATCTCACCCTGGCCGCCGCCGGGCGAGTGATCGTGCGCCCGGCCGAGACCGCCCATGAAAGCTGGGGCGGCCACGGCGGCGAGATGGAGTTCGACGTGGAGATGGAGATGGCCGGTATCGCCGCGCGCATTGAGGCCGAGGTGAACAACCATCTGGCCCGCGTCTCGCGCGACATGGAAACGCGGTTCGGCGCTGATTTCGGCCAGCGCATGGCCGAGCGCATGGCGCGCAAGGCCGACAAAGCGGCCGACCACCTTCGCCGCCGCATGGACACCCGCGGCCGGAGCGCCGGCCCCGATTTCAACGCGCCGCCCGGCCCGCCGCCCAAGCCGGCCTCCACGGCCGAACAGTTGCATATCCTCAAGATGGTCGAATCGGGCAAGATTTCGCCGGAAGAGGCCGGCATGTTGCTGGAGGCATTGGAGTCGTGA
- a CDS encoding SHOCT-like domain-containing protein encodes MNPSVRNEILQLLADGKITAAEAIELLDKQPAQPVAAPSTGEPVASLKAKEAMPPAEKEFSVAEWKKSTGQAESFDGITITEDDVVAPGKNGQPPRWLKIRVRELDSGRNRATVTLPLGLVNFGLGVARRFGADFDEMDNVEEVWRLIKDGERGVIVDVEDEEDNHHVQIYLD; translated from the coding sequence ATGAACCCCAGCGTCAGAAACGAAATCCTGCAACTGTTGGCCGACGGCAAGATCACCGCGGCCGAGGCGATTGAACTGTTGGACAAACAACCGGCTCAACCGGTCGCCGCCCCGTCCACGGGCGAGCCGGTCGCCAGCCTGAAGGCCAAGGAAGCAATGCCGCCGGCCGAAAAAGAGTTTAGCGTCGCCGAGTGGAAAAAGTCGACCGGCCAGGCGGAGTCGTTCGACGGCATCACCATCACCGAAGACGACGTCGTGGCCCCCGGCAAGAACGGCCAGCCGCCACGGTGGCTGAAAATCCGCGTCCGCGAGCTGGACTCCGGGCGCAACCGGGCGACCGTCACCCTGCCCCTGGGCCTGGTCAATTTTGGCCTTGGCGTCGCCAGGCGCTTTGGGGCCGACTTTGATGAGATGGATAACGTCGAAGAGGTGTGGCGGCTGATCAAGGACGGCGAGCGCGGCGTCATCGTCGACGTCGAGGACGAAGAGGATAACCATCACGTCCAGATCTATCTCGATTAA
- a CDS encoding DUF2089 domain-containing protein, with protein MNPVIGQCPICANTLHVTRLNCRHCDTTIDGHFTLGRLYQLSPEQLEFVEIFMRCEGKINRVEQEIGLSYPAVRARLNDVIRALGYEVGESQATARAMPEEVRRDILNELQTGRLTAEEALHLLRGNSE; from the coding sequence ATGAATCCAGTGATTGGTCAGTGTCCCATTTGCGCCAACACCTTGCACGTGACACGCCTGAATTGTCGCCATTGCGATACGACGATTGACGGCCATTTCACCCTCGGCCGCCTTTACCAGCTTTCGCCGGAGCAACTGGAGTTTGTCGAAATCTTCATGCGCTGCGAGGGCAAGATCAACCGCGTCGAGCAAGAGATTGGCCTGTCCTATCCGGCCGTGCGGGCGCGCCTCAACGACGTGATCCGCGCGCTGGGCTACGAAGTGGGCGAAAGCCAGGCCACGGCGCGGGCGATGCCCGAAGAAGTGCGCCGCGACATCCTCAACGAATTGCAGACCGGCCGGTTGACGGCCGAAGAAGCCTTGCACCTGTTGCGGGGCAATAGCGAGTGA
- a CDS encoding glycosyltransferase, which yields MTNALVGLYVVTVLGLAVYGLLGFCALGLFLRHRHDSGQATTPVNWQTLPAVTVQLPVYNERAVIGRLIAAAAALEYPRDRLQIQVLDDSTDETTALAAEAVAEYAAAGLDISLVHRANRRGYKAGALGEGLAAARGEFIAIFDADFVPAPDFLLRTVPPLLADSAVGAVQARWGHLNDAESILTGAQAVALDKHFIIEQLVRFRAELFPKFNGSAGVWRRACVVDVGGWQDDTVCEDLCLSTRAVLAGWKFYFAADVVAPAELPPTITAYKAQQARWAMGGTQCLTKYAAPICRARQTPFARLYALLTMSAYFSNALVLLLVLVQIPLLLSEARLPVWLMPLGLAGLGQPILFALAQKTLYPDWPTRLRRLPALLLIAFGMAPNNSWAVWRGLFSRDVVFIRTPKGQTAGYHLSPGRMLAVEVALTVYSATALFLAISLGNSGAIVFLLTAVLSFSYVALLGLRESRTPKPVAAIIS from the coding sequence ATGACAAACGCTCTCGTGGGGCTGTATGTGGTCACGGTTCTGGGCCTGGCCGTCTATGGGTTGCTGGGGTTTTGCGCGTTGGGGCTTTTCCTGCGCCACCGCCATGACAGCGGGCAGGCGACTACCCCGGTGAATTGGCAAACGCTGCCGGCCGTCACCGTGCAGCTGCCGGTCTACAACGAACGGGCGGTCATCGGCCGCCTCATCGCGGCCGCGGCGGCGCTGGAGTACCCGCGCGATCGCTTGCAAATCCAGGTTCTCGATGACTCGACCGATGAGACGACCGCGCTGGCCGCTGAGGCTGTAGCCGAATACGCGGCGGCGGGTCTCGACATCAGCCTCGTCCATCGCGCCAATCGTCGCGGCTACAAGGCCGGCGCGCTGGGCGAAGGATTAGCCGCGGCGCGCGGTGAATTCATCGCCATCTTCGACGCCGACTTCGTGCCCGCCCCCGACTTTCTCTTGCGAACAGTTCCCCCCTTGCTGGCCGATAGCGCCGTCGGCGCGGTGCAGGCTCGCTGGGGCCACCTGAACGATGCCGAATCCATCCTGACCGGCGCGCAGGCCGTGGCGCTGGACAAGCATTTCATCATCGAGCAGTTGGTGCGCTTCCGGGCCGAGCTTTTCCCCAAGTTCAACGGCTCGGCCGGCGTCTGGCGGCGGGCCTGTGTGGTGGACGTGGGCGGCTGGCAGGACGACACGGTCTGCGAAGACCTGTGCCTAAGCACGAGGGCCGTCCTCGCCGGCTGGAAGTTCTACTTCGCCGCCGACGTGGTGGCCCCGGCCGAGTTGCCGCCGACGATCACCGCCTACAAAGCGCAACAGGCGCGCTGGGCCATGGGCGGGACGCAATGCCTGACCAAATATGCCGCGCCGATCTGCCGGGCGCGCCAGACGCCCTTCGCCCGGCTCTATGCCCTGTTAACCATGTCGGCCTACTTCAGCAATGCGCTCGTCCTTCTCTTGGTGCTGGTGCAAATCCCGCTGTTGCTCAGCGAGGCGCGCTTACCGGTCTGGCTCATGCCGCTGGGTCTGGCCGGTTTGGGGCAGCCGATCCTGTTCGCCCTGGCCCAAAAGACCCTCTACCCCGACTGGCCCACCCGGCTGCGACGGTTGCCCGCCCTGCTGCTGATCGCCTTCGGGATGGCCCCCAACAATTCCTGGGCGGTCTGGCGCGGGTTATTCAGCCGTGACGTCGTCTTTATCCGTACCCCCAAAGGCCAGACCGCCGGCTATCATCTGTCCCCCGGCCGCATGTTGGCCGTCGAAGTGGCCCTGACCGTCTATTCGGCCACCGCCCTGTTCTTGGCGATCTCCCTTGGCAATAGCGGCGCTATCGTCTTTCTGCTCACGGCCGTGCTCAGTTTCAGCTACGTCGCCCTCCTCGGATTGAGAGAAAGCCGGACCCCCAAGCCGGTGGCAGCGATAATTTCCTGA
- a CDS encoding DUF951 domain-containing protein: protein MYIEIHLGDAVRLRKKHPCGSDEWTVVRVGADIGLVCRGCGRRILLARGEFNKQLKAILTTSSGPE from the coding sequence ATGTATATTGAAATTCATCTGGGCGATGCCGTGCGCTTACGGAAGAAGCATCCCTGCGGCAGCGACGAATGGACTGTCGTTCGGGTGGGCGCGGATATTGGGTTGGTCTGTCGCGGTTGCGGGCGTCGTATTCTCCTGGCCCGCGGCGAGTTCAACAAGCAACTCAAAGCGATCCTGACCACTTCCTCCGGGCCGGAATAG
- a CDS encoding SirB1 family protein, which yields MGQWMFRDELQLLEINVPRAALQLARTIAYPQLNVADYMGVLHELSEEAADYVDIAAPVAEQAEQLAAYLFRRRGFQGNRHTYADPRNSYLNEVIDRRLGIPITLSILYISVAEQLGLPAYGIGLPGHFIVGIRAEGADRWLDPFHEGRWLDLADCADLIRLSSGYAGPIEASWFSPVKGRVILARLLSNLRANYVSTGAWAQAAEVIQLLRQTQPSEAEHLRDLGLVYYHQHRLPQAAHYLNAYLQRMPDAEDAHVIRDGIKRVLDEWAPMN from the coding sequence ATGGGTCAATGGATGTTTCGCGATGAGTTGCAGTTGTTGGAAATCAACGTGCCGCGCGCGGCCTTGCAGCTGGCCCGCACCATCGCTTACCCCCAACTCAACGTCGCCGACTACATGGGCGTCCTCCACGAACTGAGCGAAGAGGCGGCCGATTACGTGGACATCGCCGCCCCGGTGGCCGAGCAAGCCGAACAACTGGCCGCCTACCTGTTTCGCCGCCGCGGTTTCCAGGGCAATCGCCACACCTATGCCGACCCGCGCAACAGCTATCTGAACGAAGTCATCGACCGGCGGCTGGGTATCCCCATCACCCTGTCCATCCTCTACATCAGTGTGGCCGAGCAACTGGGCCTGCCGGCCTACGGGATTGGCCTGCCGGGCCACTTCATCGTCGGCATCCGCGCCGAAGGCGCCGACCGCTGGCTCGATCCGTTCCATGAAGGTCGTTGGCTGGATCTGGCCGATTGCGCCGACCTGATCCGCCTCTCTTCCGGCTATGCCGGGCCAATCGAGGCCAGTTGGTTCTCTCCGGTCAAGGGGCGGGTGATCCTGGCGCGCCTGCTGAGCAATCTTCGCGCTAACTACGTCTCCACCGGGGCCTGGGCGCAGGCCGCCGAAGTCATCCAACTACTACGCCAGACCCAGCCCAGCGAAGCGGAACACCTGCGCGATCTGGGGCTGGTCTACTACCACCAGCACCGCTTGCCGCAGGCGGCCCACTATCTGAACGCCTACCTCCAGCGTATGCCTGACGCGGAGGATGCCCACGTCATTCGCGACGGTATCAAGCGTGTGCTCGATGAATGGGCGCCGATGAATTAA
- a CDS encoding pentapeptide repeat-containing protein, producing MSEPFSATIARYLRTLRASPRRAIILLLGLIVVLALMALGMWFIAQQNRSLAMLNWLNLLLIPALLGLAAIWLTNSWRRTQLEVARLRDERAMIEAYYDRLTDLLLSRNLRDAATEDETARAARAHTLTIFRQLDGEGRGQIVRFLYESALLNAGGPIVDLQSAELQGIVLDRTHMPGINLRNVDLGQARLGAAELPASDLREARLDGADLTGADLSESYLRGATLRDAQLSNANLRNAILTKAILVGANLRDADLTDANLSGADLSQADLTNANLKGVKLNGANLSAAILDDADISLANLNKANLTGVVAGGANLSGANLAGAILVGARLNGAILGGSILSEADLSDAELREANLNLANLRGAIMNQAILTGANLRDAIMGRVSMSGADLTGSDLSRANLSIANLNRAILNRANLEEAGLSGADLRGAQLRGANLRGSILRGAILGDADLSRADLTKANLRWANLNNANLTGADLTEVDLTDAEVTPQTLAKARSVTKVDRSDPGHFESAPAVIAPTPSGPLPAARNPSYQRPAGSRANPADKPPAGQKTTPGE from the coding sequence ATGTCAGAGCCATTTAGCGCCACCATTGCCCGTTACTTACGTACGTTACGCGCCTCGCCACGGCGCGCGATCATCCTCCTGCTGGGGCTGATCGTCGTGCTCGCCCTGATGGCCCTGGGGATGTGGTTCATCGCCCAGCAGAACCGCTCGCTGGCCATGCTCAACTGGCTCAATCTACTGCTCATCCCCGCGCTCCTTGGCCTGGCCGCGATCTGGCTGACCAATTCCTGGCGGCGCACCCAACTGGAAGTCGCCCGGCTGCGCGATGAGCGGGCCATGATCGAAGCCTATTACGACCGGCTAACGGATTTGTTGTTGAGCCGCAATCTGCGGGATGCTGCCACCGAGGATGAAACGGCCCGCGCCGCCCGCGCCCACACCTTGACCATCTTTCGCCAACTCGACGGCGAGGGACGCGGCCAAATCGTGCGCTTCTTATACGAGTCAGCCCTGTTGAACGCCGGGGGGCCGATCGTCGATCTGCAATCGGCTGAGTTGCAGGGGATCGTGCTCGACCGCACCCACATGCCCGGCATCAATTTACGCAACGTCGATCTGGGGCAGGCGCGTCTGGGCGCGGCCGAGCTGCCCGCCTCCGACCTGCGCGAGGCCAGGCTTGATGGCGCCGACCTGACCGGCGCCGATTTGAGCGAGTCCTATCTGCGCGGCGCGACCTTGCGCGATGCCCAACTGAGTAACGCCAACCTACGCAATGCCATTCTGACAAAAGCCATCTTAGTGGGGGCCAATTTGCGCGACGCCGATCTGACCGACGCCAATCTGTCCGGGGCCGATCTGAGTCAGGCCGACTTGACCAATGCCAATCTCAAAGGCGTCAAGCTCAATGGGGCCAACCTGTCGGCCGCCATTCTGGACGACGCCGATATCAGTCTGGCGAATCTGAACAAGGCCAACCTGACCGGTGTCGTCGCCGGCGGAGCCAATCTGAGCGGGGCCAATCTGGCCGGGGCCATTTTGGTGGGGGCCAGGCTGAACGGAGCGATCCTCGGCGGCTCCATCCTGAGCGAAGCCGATCTGTCCGACGCGGAACTGCGCGAAGCCAATCTGAATCTGGCCAATCTGCGGGGCGCGATTATGAATCAGGCCATTCTGACCGGGGCCAATCTGCGCGATGCCATCATGGGCCGCGTCTCCATGAGCGGCGCGGATTTGACCGGCAGCGACCTGAGCCGGGCCAACCTCAGCATTGCCAACCTCAACCGGGCCATATTGAACCGCGCCAATCTGGAAGAGGCCGGTCTCAGCGGTGCGGACTTGCGCGGGGCGCAACTACGCGGCGCCAATTTGCGCGGTTCCATCCTGCGCGGGGCTATCCTGGGCGATGCCGATCTGAGCCGCGCCGATCTGACCAAGGCCAATCTGCGTTGGGCCAATCTCAATAATGCCAACCTGACCGGCGCCGACCTGACCGAAGTCGATCTGACCGACGCCGAAGTGACGCCGCAAACGCTGGCCAAGGCCCGCTCAGTGACGAAAGTAGACCGGTCGGACCCAGGTCACTTTGAATCGGCCCCGGCGGTTATCGCCCCGACGCCGTCCGGCCCGCTGCCGGCAGCCCGTAATCCCAGCTACCAGCGCCCGGCCGGCAGCCGCGCCAATCCGGCCGATAAACCACCGGCCGGCCAGAAGACAACCCCCGGCGAATGA
- a CDS encoding aldo/keto reductase — translation MIRERFNQTGLKVTPLGLGLAALGRPGYINLGHAADLSGDYDVEKMEAHAHGVLDAAWAGGVRYFDAARSYGRAEQFLASWLRARAIAPEAVTVGSKWGYTYTAGWRIEAEKHEVKDHTLPVLRRQIGESRALLGGFLNLYQIHSATLDSGVLDNREVLAALADLRDEGLVIGLSLSGPAQDKTLLKAIDIRSGGAPLFGAVQATWNLLAREAGDALRQAHAAGMGVIIKEALANGRLTARNDDPAFAARRRLLQDAADDAGVTIDALALAAVLAQPWADVVLSGAAQAAHLASNLRALDVVWRDELDERLSGLVEAPEQYWRTRGGLDWN, via the coding sequence TTGATTCGAGAACGATTCAACCAAACTGGCCTGAAAGTCACCCCGCTGGGTCTGGGTCTGGCCGCTCTGGGACGGCCGGGCTACATCAACCTGGGCCATGCCGCCGACCTGAGCGGCGACTACGACGTGGAAAAGATGGAAGCCCACGCCCACGGCGTGCTGGATGCGGCCTGGGCCGGCGGCGTGCGCTATTTCGATGCCGCGCGCTCGTATGGTCGCGCCGAGCAATTCCTGGCCTCGTGGCTACGTGCCCGCGCCATCGCGCCGGAAGCGGTCACCGTGGGGTCGAAATGGGGCTATACCTATACCGCCGGTTGGCGGATCGAGGCCGAAAAGCATGAGGTGAAAGACCATACGCTGCCCGTCTTGCGCCGCCAGATTGGCGAGAGCCGGGCCTTGCTGGGCGGCTTCCTCAATCTCTATCAGATTCACTCGGCCACGCTGGACAGCGGCGTGCTGGACAACCGCGAGGTATTGGCCGCGTTGGCCGATCTGCGCGATGAGGGTCTGGTCATCGGGTTGTCTTTGAGCGGCCCCGCGCAAGATAAAACGTTGCTGAAGGCCATCGACATCCGGAGCGGCGGCGCACCTCTGTTTGGCGCGGTGCAGGCCACCTGGAATCTGCTGGCGCGCGAGGCGGGCGACGCCTTGCGGCAGGCCCATGCGGCCGGGATGGGGGTCATCATCAAGGAGGCGCTGGCTAACGGCCGCCTGACCGCGCGTAACGACGACCCGGCCTTCGCCGCCCGACGCCGCCTCTTGCAGGACGCCGCCGACGACGCGGGCGTCACCATCGATGCCCTGGCGCTGGCCGCCGTCCTGGCCCAGCCGTGGGCCGACGTGGTGCTCAGCGGCGCGGCCCAGGCAGCGCACCTTGCATCGAATCTCAGGGCGCTCGACGTGGTGTGGCGCGACGAACTGGACGAGCGACTATCGGGCCTGGTGGAAGCGCCAGAACAGTATTGGCGGACGCGCGGCGGGCTGGATTGGAATTAG
- a CDS encoding DUF1638 domain-containing protein, with translation MTTAFIICGALAREVVAIVKRQGWTVDVFGIPAIEHMTPERIAPAVERKFLAIRERYDRVLVVYGDCGTRGALDTFLARHDLARIDGPHCYEMYGGPQFDTLMDEEPGTFFLTDFLVRGFRGTVWRGLGLDRYPELLDEYFRNYKRLVYLVQQPDDSLTAKAQEIADTLRLPLEIRHTGYGLLERRLCEWMATPSCAQVEEENL, from the coding sequence ATGACCACCGCCTTCATCATCTGCGGCGCGCTGGCTCGCGAAGTGGTGGCGATCGTCAAACGGCAAGGCTGGACGGTGGACGTGTTTGGCATCCCGGCCATCGAGCACATGACCCCCGAACGCATCGCCCCGGCTGTGGAACGGAAATTTCTGGCGATTCGCGAGCGGTATGACCGTGTCCTGGTCGTCTATGGCGATTGCGGCACGCGCGGCGCGCTGGATACGTTTCTCGCCCGCCACGATCTGGCGCGCATCGACGGCCCGCATTGCTACGAAATGTACGGCGGGCCTCAATTCGACACGCTGATGGACGAAGAGCCGGGCACCTTTTTCCTGACCGATTTCCTCGTGCGCGGCTTTCGCGGCACGGTCTGGCGCGGTCTGGGCCTCGACCGCTACCCCGAACTGCTTGACGAATACTTTCGCAATTACAAGCGGCTGGTTTACCTGGTGCAGCAACCGGACGATAGCCTGACGGCCAAAGCGCAGGAGATTGCCGATACGCTCCGGCTGCCGCTAGAGATAAGACACACGGGGTATGGATTGCTGGAACGACGATTATGTGAGTGGATGGCGACGCCGTCTTGTGCGCAGGTGGAAGAGGAGAACCTTTGA